The Cetobacterium sp. ZOR0034 DNA segment CATAAAGAAAGTTAGTCCTAAAGTTAATCCAGAGCCTCCTAATTTTGATGCTAAAAAAACAAAGCTAGATCCAGAAATGTTAGGGATGACTTCTCCAGCTTGAAAAGCAATTCTATTTTGATCCATCATTCCTAGCCAAATAGGAGTCATAACAGAACCAACAATATTAGGTCCGTGTAGTCCCATAGACCAAAGAAGTTGTGCTGCTAAAACTGCTAGAAGAGTTCCAATAAAAGAACCGCCTAGAATAGTTAACGGTTTTCCAATAATAGTAATTATAAAATTATGAATATGATCAAATGGTGTAATTTCAAATAAAATTCTTAAAGTTAAACCAGATAGTATAACTAGCATAGCTGGAATAATAGCAGAGAAAGATTTACTAACAGCAGGAGGAACAGAATCTGGCATTTTGATAACTAAATTCTTTTCTACTGCAAATTTAACAATTTCAGTAGTAGAAAGACCGGTTAAAATAGCCACAAAAATTCCTTTACTTCCAATTAAATCTAAGTCAATTCCTTTAACATTTAAAACAATATCGCTATACTTATGAGCAATATTAAATGGAGTTAAAAGTAGGAATGCAGTTAAAGATATGGCGGCACAAGATAAAGGATCAACTTTTCTTCTTTCGGCCAGTCTATAAGCAACTCCAATAGCAATAAATAAAGCCATAATATCAAAAGTAACTTGTACTGGATATAAAATTCTAGCTTTCCAAAGTGGTCCAAATACGCTACTCATAAATTCAGGATAACCAGGGATAGGTAAAAAACCAAAAATTAAAAATATAGATCCAACAATAAGTAGTGGCATTGATAAAGTAAGTCCATCTCTAACAGATTGAATATGTGTCTGTGATGAAATTTTCATAGCTATAGGTAAAAAATGTTTTTCTAAAATATTATTTAAACGATCCATTGCAGCCATATGTATACCTCCGATTATTTTAAGTGATTTAGTGCATCTTCAAGAACTTTTTTTCCATTCATAGTTCCATAGTCCATCATGTTTATAACTTCTACTCGTTTATTGTGCTCTTTGGCGATTAAATTGAGTTCATCTTGCTTAAATCTAACTTGAGGTCCTAAAAGAAAGATATCATATGCAGGTAATTTATCTGTAAATTTTTCTACGGGGCAGGCTTCGATTTCTACTTCGATTCCTTTCTCTTTAGCGGAATTTTTCATTTTTGTAACAAGTAAGCTCGTTGACATTCCAGCAGCACATAACAGTAATATTTTTTTCATAAAGTAAAACCTCCTAAAAAATTTATTTGACGTCTTATTGTCACAATGATACGATATCTAAAAAATAATGTCAAATTTCGAATCAAAGTCTCTATTTTTCGTTTTTGTTGTATAAAAATATGGAAAAAGATGGTAAAATTTGATGATAAACACGAAAAGATTCACTGTTGAAAAAAAGAGATTAGAATTTTCGTTATTTTTAAAAAGGGGAGAGTGTGAAATTTTTATGAAAAATAAATATTTTTTGGAATTTTCGTCACAACTATTGAAAGAGGAAAAGATAATTTTAAAACTTTTAATAGAGAAGTACTTAAAAAAAGAGAAGCTAGAGTTTTTTTT contains these protein-coding regions:
- the celB gene encoding PTS cellobiose transporter subunit IIC, translated to MAAMDRLNNILEKHFLPIAMKISSQTHIQSVRDGLTLSMPLLIVGSIFLIFGFLPIPGYPEFMSSVFGPLWKARILYPVQVTFDIMALFIAIGVAYRLAERRKVDPLSCAAISLTAFLLLTPFNIAHKYSDIVLNVKGIDLDLIGSKGIFVAILTGLSTTEIVKFAVEKNLVIKMPDSVPPAVSKSFSAIIPAMLVILSGLTLRILFEITPFDHIHNFIITIIGKPLTILGGSFIGTLLAVLAAQLLWSMGLHGPNIVGSVMTPIWLGMMDQNRIAFQAGEVIPNISGSSFVFLASKLGGSGLTLGLTFFMAFFAKSKQLKEIGKMSLGPGIFNINEPIIFGTPIVMNPILIIPFIVAPLVTTTITYFGMKFGFIALTNGINVPWTLPAPIYGFLVTGGHISGAVIGTVVVLISCVIYYPFFKIYDAQKVKEEWSFEQEAKKDEEEIGEFETI
- a CDS encoding PTS sugar transporter subunit IIB; the encoded protein is MKKILLLCAAGMSTSLLVTKMKNSAKEKGIEVEIEACPVEKFTDKLPAYDIFLLGPQVRFKQDELNLIAKEHNKRVEVINMMDYGTMNGKKVLEDALNHLK